One window of Cryptobacterium curtum DSM 15641 genomic DNA carries:
- a CDS encoding NAD(+)/NADH kinase has translation MRILIMRNAESPAAIDASLMLGAYLSSQDIEFTLADAADPEGIIASSFDMAVALGGDGTILRTAKMIRYSRVPILGINYGHLGFLANGNQGGVVAASAAALAGDTVAEERTNLRIFVQCEGDDDDQYESMCAGDADASIDDDFAISRCLFALNEAALTRGALGWMIDCELSISGSLVGTVRGDGMVISTATGSTAYALSAGGPLVAPNFRGLVVVPVAPHSLIARAVVTDPHDIVELTLGDTRGDHEAQLFVDGLAVEFPAPIKRLRVQRGPEPTILLRYQGESFYTLLRTTFFEHTEPVD, from the coding sequence ATGCGCATTCTCATTATGAGAAATGCAGAAAGCCCCGCAGCGATTGATGCGTCGCTTATGCTAGGAGCATATCTGAGCTCACAGGATATTGAATTTACGCTGGCTGATGCAGCAGATCCTGAGGGCATTATTGCCTCTTCGTTTGATATGGCAGTCGCTCTCGGTGGTGATGGAACGATTCTGCGTACGGCTAAGATGATCAGGTATTCACGAGTGCCGATTCTTGGTATCAACTACGGTCATCTAGGATTTCTTGCAAATGGTAATCAAGGGGGTGTGGTGGCTGCTAGTGCCGCGGCACTAGCAGGTGACACGGTGGCAGAGGAGCGTACCAATCTTCGTATCTTCGTGCAGTGCGAGGGCGATGATGACGATCAGTATGAATCAATGTGCGCTGGTGATGCTGATGCATCGATAGATGATGATTTCGCCATATCGCGGTGCCTCTTTGCTTTAAATGAAGCGGCACTGACACGGGGTGCTTTAGGATGGATGATCGATTGCGAGCTTTCTATTAGTGGCTCGTTAGTAGGAACGGTACGCGGTGATGGCATGGTGATATCCACTGCTACTGGTTCAACTGCCTATGCGCTTTCTGCTGGCGGACCGCTTGTTGCACCAAATTTTCGCGGTCTTGTGGTGGTGCCCGTGGCTCCCCATTCTCTTATTGCTCGTGCGGTGGTTACCGACCCGCATGACATTGTTGAACTGACTTTAGGAGACACGCGTGGCGACCACGAAGCACAGTTGTTTGTCGATGGCTTAGCAGTGGAATTTCCAGCACCAATTAAGCGCCTGCGTGTGCAACGTGGACCTGAACCGACCATTCTCTTGCGTTATCAAGGGGAAAGCTTCTACACACTACTGCGTACGACATTTTTCGAACATACAGAGCCTGTTGACTAG